One stretch of Rosistilla oblonga DNA includes these proteins:
- the larB gene encoding nickel pincer cofactor biosynthesis protein LarB: MKPISELLRSLAAGEISVEQAEQSLASREIEAIDGATVDRGRKARCGFGEVIYGEGKSADLIVRVAEKLLELSPSVLVTRLAAEVFAEIQVPHWQMHYSPQARTLRIARTAEALAVVEESSSSLRPIAVVTAGSTDAAVAEEVAETLTWMRVPFRVLTDIGVAGPQRLLASLPALEGCAAAVVVAGMEGALPSVVAGHVPYPVIAVPTSVGYGASLGGITALLSMLTSCASNVSVVNIDAGFKGGYVAGLIACGQQAPPQSDGE, from the coding sequence ATGAAGCCAATTTCCGAATTACTGCGATCCCTGGCCGCCGGAGAGATCTCCGTCGAGCAGGCCGAGCAATCGTTGGCGTCGCGAGAGATCGAAGCGATCGATGGAGCGACGGTCGATCGCGGTCGCAAGGCCCGCTGCGGGTTCGGCGAAGTCATCTATGGCGAGGGGAAGTCGGCCGATTTGATCGTCCGCGTCGCCGAAAAGCTGCTCGAACTGAGCCCCTCGGTGCTGGTCACCCGCTTGGCCGCCGAAGTTTTTGCCGAGATCCAGGTTCCCCACTGGCAGATGCATTACTCCCCCCAGGCCCGGACGCTGCGGATCGCTCGGACGGCCGAGGCGTTGGCGGTTGTCGAGGAATCGTCGTCGTCGCTTCGCCCGATTGCTGTCGTCACCGCCGGGAGCACCGATGCGGCGGTTGCCGAAGAGGTGGCTGAGACGTTGACCTGGATGCGCGTTCCTTTTCGCGTGCTGACCGACATCGGCGTCGCCGGGCCGCAGCGGTTGCTGGCCAGCCTGCCGGCGCTGGAAGGTTGCGCCGCGGCGGTTGTGGTCGCGGGGATGGAAGGGGCGTTGCCGAGCGTTGTCGCCGGGCACGTTCCGTATCCCGTGATCGCGGTCCCGACCAGCGTTGGATATGGTGCGTCGCTGGGCGGTATCACCGCGTTGTTGTCTATGTTAACAAGTTGTGCGTCGAACGTTTCGGTGGTGAACATCGATGCCGGCTTCAAAGGTGGCTACGTCGCCGGGCTGATCGCCTGCGGTCAACAAGCCCCTCCGCAATCCGATGGTGAATGA
- a CDS encoding NAD(P)H-hydrate dehydratase, translating to MTTRSPALPQLAPRDADSHKGDYGRVLLIGGSPGMAGSISLSASASIRSGAGLVTVAVPRRCLETVAGYDRCYMTVALPDDLKGFYELAASRVAQLSESATVFGCGPGMRTGVGAEGIVKTLCSQESDKPLVFDADALNCLSQCDDWKSMLAPRMILTPHPGEWERLSGVAASDRKAQEAAAVETGKATGATIVLKGSKTFVTDGKKSVHNSTGNPGMASGGSGDVLTGVLCGLLAQGLAVFEAAHLGVFVHGRAGDLAAESVGQISLTASDLLQHLPAAFMSLSDQ from the coding sequence ATGACAACTCGCTCCCCTGCCCTGCCCCAACTGGCACCTCGCGACGCCGACAGCCATAAAGGCGACTACGGCAGGGTCTTGTTGATCGGCGGTTCGCCCGGAATGGCCGGTTCGATTTCGCTGTCGGCGAGCGCGTCGATTCGATCGGGAGCCGGGTTGGTGACGGTGGCGGTTCCGCGCCGCTGTCTGGAAACCGTTGCTGGATATGACCGCTGTTATATGACGGTCGCTCTTCCCGATGACCTCAAGGGTTTTTATGAGCTAGCCGCGTCGCGAGTCGCCCAGCTTTCCGAATCGGCGACAGTCTTCGGCTGCGGTCCGGGGATGCGAACGGGCGTTGGAGCCGAGGGGATCGTGAAGACGTTGTGTTCGCAAGAGAGCGACAAGCCGCTGGTCTTCGATGCCGATGCCCTGAATTGTTTGTCGCAGTGCGACGACTGGAAATCGATGCTCGCACCGCGGATGATCCTGACGCCTCATCCCGGCGAATGGGAGCGGTTGAGTGGCGTGGCGGCCAGCGATCGGAAGGCTCAGGAGGCCGCGGCGGTCGAGACGGGCAAGGCGACCGGTGCGACGATCGTCTTGAAGGGCTCGAAGACGTTTGTCACCGATGGCAAGAAATCGGTTCACAATTCGACAGGCAATCCGGGGATGGCCAGCGGCGGTAGCGGCGACGTGCTGACGGGCGTCTTGTGCGGCCTGTTGGCTCAAGGCCTAGCGGTTTTCGAAGCCGCTCATTTGGGAGTCTTCGTCCACGGCCGGGCGGGCGATTTGGCGGCTGAATCGGTGGGGCAGATCAGTCTGACGGCCAGCGATCTGTTGCAGCATTTGCCGGCGGCGTTCATGTCGCTGTCGGATCAATAG
- the ribF gene encoding riboflavin biosynthesis protein RibF — MKLIRDLDQASQVARGGAISIGNFDGVHRGHAVLLKQLRQLADEVGGPAVVLTFDPHPSSLLRPDQAPVPLTWIERRADLLYRLGVDRVIACRPTAELLGLSATDFFQQVIRERLDCQAMAEGPNFYFGKDRQGDVEMLGQLCQRAAIPLRIVEPLDNQGQMVSSTMVRAAIADGQIEAANAMLTAPYRISGLVAVGSQRGAGLGFPTANLSDLQVLAPAAGVYAGQTWVGGTAYRAAIHIGPNLTFDEGQCKVEVHLLDFTGDLYGERLEVQFNRRVRGIVKFASVDDLRNQLGRDIATVRNEPLS, encoded by the coding sequence GTGAAATTGATTCGTGATCTCGATCAGGCATCGCAAGTTGCTCGAGGAGGTGCCATCAGCATCGGCAATTTCGATGGCGTTCACCGTGGGCATGCGGTTCTGCTGAAACAATTGCGTCAGCTGGCCGATGAAGTGGGCGGGCCGGCGGTGGTGCTGACCTTCGATCCGCATCCCTCTTCGCTGCTGCGACCCGACCAGGCGCCGGTCCCGCTGACCTGGATCGAGCGACGTGCGGATCTGCTGTATCGGCTGGGAGTCGATCGCGTGATCGCATGCCGTCCGACCGCGGAACTGCTTGGGCTTTCGGCTACCGACTTTTTTCAGCAGGTGATCCGCGAACGGTTGGATTGCCAGGCGATGGCCGAAGGACCGAATTTCTACTTCGGCAAAGATCGCCAAGGGGACGTCGAGATGCTGGGCCAATTGTGCCAGCGTGCCGCGATCCCGCTGCGGATCGTCGAACCCTTGGATAATCAAGGGCAGATGGTTTCCAGCACGATGGTTCGGGCAGCGATCGCCGACGGGCAGATCGAAGCGGCCAACGCGATGCTGACCGCACCATATCGAATCTCGGGCCTGGTCGCTGTGGGTTCACAGCGTGGCGCGGGACTCGGCTTTCCGACGGCGAATCTCTCCGATTTGCAGGTCCTTGCGCCAGCCGCAGGGGTTTATGCGGGGCAGACTTGGGTGGGCGGAACCGCATATCGTGCGGCGATTCACATCGGCCCAAACTTGACATTTGACGAGGGCCAATGCAAAGTCGAGGTTCATCTGTTAGATTTCACGGGTGATTTGTACGGCGAAAGACTGGAAGTCCAATTCAACCGGCGAGTCCGTGGCATCGTCAAGTTCGCCTCTGTCGATGACCTTCGCAATCAACTCGGGCGCGATATCGCGACGGTTCGGAACGAACCGCTCTCGTGA